A genomic window from Glycine soja cultivar W05 chromosome 10, ASM419377v2, whole genome shotgun sequence includes:
- the LOC114370681 gene encoding protein HLB1-like, translated as MPEPESQNGHEPAPEPEPEPQPQPETKPEPTEQTQPHLEPKSESVPELEPNPQPESEPVPTEQTQAPLEPKSGSEADPVVNDADLRETTIHSNEANANPSPTPKLRKDEGSRTFTMRELLNGLKTGSEPEKEDANSPYSPEQQQHQADQNNAAMDLINSVVGVDDEGRSRQRILTFAARRYATAIERNPEDYDALYNWALVLQESADNVIPDSTSPSKDALLEEACKKYDEATRLCPTLHDAFYNWAIAISDRAKMRGRTKEAEELWKQATSNYEKAVQLNWNSPQALNNWGLALQELSTIVPAREKQKIVRTAISKFRAAIQLQFDFHRAIYNLGTVLYGLAEDTLRTGGSVSAQEVSPNELYSQSAIYIAAAHALKPNYSVYSSALRLVRSMLPLPHLKVGYLTAPPVGASIAPHNDWKGSDFFLDHEKLQQIPRGEHKQVPPQNLSGRSVDAVSGDKKTIKVDIADITSVSACADLTLPPGAGLCIDTSYGSVYLVADSWESLDGWLDAIRLVYTIYVRGKSDVLAGIITG; from the exons ATGCCCGAACCGGAATCTCAGAACGGACACGAACCAGCGCCCGAACCAGAACCGGAGCCGCAGCCGCAGCCAGAAACGAAACCAGAGCCAACCGAGCAAACGCAACCACATTTGGAACCGAAATCGGAATCCGTGCCCGAACTAGAACCAAATCCGCAGCCAGAATCTGAGCCAGTGCCAACAGAGCAAACGCAAGCACCATTGGAGCCGAAATCGGGATCAGAAGCTGATCCCGTGGTAAACGACGCAGATCTCAGAGAAACGACAATCCATTCCAATGAGGCGAACGCGAATCCTTCTCCCACTCCGAAGCTCCGAAAAGACGAAGGAAGCCGAACGTTCACCATGAGAGAATTGCTGAATGGATTGAAAACTGGTTCCGAACCGGAGAAAGAAGATGCCAACTCCCCCTACAG CCCAGAACAACAGCAACACCAGGCAGACCAGAACAACGCTGCAATGGATTTGATAAATAGCGTTGTAGGTGTTGACGATGAAGGCCGTTCCCGACAGAGGATTCTTACATTCGCTGCCAGGAG ATATGCTACTGCAATTGAGAGGAACCCTGAAGATTATGATGCATTGTACAATTGGGCATTGGTACTCCAGGAAAGTGCAGATAATGTTATTCCAGATTCCACTTCACCCTCTAAAGATGCTTTGCTTGAGGAGGCTTGTAAGAAGTATGATGAGGCCACTCGTCTTTGTCCCACACTGCATGAT GCTTTCTACAATTGGGCTATAGCAATTTCTGATCGAGCAAAGATGCGTGGCCGCACAAAGGAAGCTGAAGAACTATGGAAGCag GCCACAAGCAACTATGAAAAAGCAGTTCAACTTAACTGGAACAGTCCTCAG GCGCTCAATAACTGGGGACTTGCTCTTCAG GAACTCAGTACCATTGTTCCAGCTCGAGAAAAGCAAAAGATTGTGAGAACTGCTATCAGCAAG TTTCGCGCTGCCATACAGTTGCAATTTGATTTCCATCGGGCAATTTACAATCTTGGAACTGTTCTG TATGGATTAGCTGAGGACACTTTAAGAACTGGGGGATCAGTGAGTGCTCAAGAAGTTTCACCAAATGAATTATACAGCCAGTCTGCAATATACATTGCTGCTGCCCATGCATTGAAACCAAATTATTCA GTTTATAGCAGTGCCTTGCGGTTGGTGCGTTCTATG CTACCATTACCACACCTTAAAGTTGGATATTTAACCGCACCTCCTGTGGGGGCATCTATTGCACCTCATAATGACTGGAAAGGATCAGACTTCTTTTTGGATCATGAAAAGCTTCAGCAG ATACCCAGAGGAGAACATAAACAAGTACCACCTCAAAATCTCTCAGGCAGATCAGTAGATGCAGTGAGTGGGGATAAGAAGACTATCAAAGTAGATATAGCAGATATTACTTCTGTATCAGCATGTGCTGATCTTACCTTACCACCTGGTGCAGGCCTCTGCATAGATACAAGTTATGGATCAGTTTACTTG GTTGCTGACTCTTGGGAATCATTGGATGGCTGGCTGGATGCAATTCGTCTAGTTTACACAATTTATGTGCGAGGCAAAAGTGATGTACTGGCTGGTATAATAACAGGATGA